In the Thermodesulfovibrio yellowstonii DSM 11347 genome, one interval contains:
- the asnB gene encoding asparagine synthase (glutamine-hydrolyzing), translating to MCGIVGLTDRDNFHLLSKMNNILFHRGPDDSGEFIDKESGFAFAMRRLAIIDIEGGKQPMSNEDNSLWVICNGEIYNSPELRKNLIKKGHIFKTKNSDVEVLLHLYKEKGTQLLQDLNGMFAFVIYDKNKGILFGARDRIGIKPFYYCYKNGKFAFSSEMKSLLILPWISKEINPESLYHYISLQFVPAPYSIFLDIKKLPAGHYFIYDLHKKELIINKYWELNVSELENKSVDEWKELIIQKLKESIKRWTLSDVPIACSLSGGLDSSTVVGILASEGFSDLRTYSLGFKSIEEQEFNELPLARKVAEKWNTDHHEVVIDAKRILNDLEKMVWHLDEPYAGGLPSWYIYEIIGEDVKVALTGTGGDELFGNYGRYKVHERGLWYKFLKAMKESILNHNFSEIKNAFRYPKGYFYWKYFSDAVKDKIIFNDYNQKYKTEAYLENIWHESGTKNPRNAVAYIDFRLQLPEEFLHVTDRFSMAHSVEARVPFLDHELVELVFKMPPAMRTGWNEPKSFFKSIIKNLLPEELWNAPKRGFILPLTLWTRKDLKFLIKESLSPDYLKKQGIFSEKVYDKIVNPHLEGKKDYTQQVWTFLMFQMWYKKYVLGD from the coding sequence ATGTGCGGGATTGTTGGCTTAACAGACAGAGATAACTTCCATCTTCTTTCCAAAATGAATAATATTCTTTTTCATAGAGGACCCGATGATAGTGGTGAATTTATAGATAAAGAAAGCGGTTTCGCTTTTGCTATGAGAAGGCTTGCCATAATAGATATTGAAGGTGGTAAGCAACCTATGAGTAATGAAGATAATAGCCTCTGGGTGATATGCAATGGAGAAATATATAATTCACCAGAATTAAGAAAGAATTTGATAAAGAAAGGACATATTTTTAAAACAAAAAATTCTGATGTGGAAGTGCTATTACATTTATATAAAGAAAAAGGCACGCAGTTATTGCAGGATTTAAATGGCATGTTTGCCTTTGTAATTTATGATAAAAATAAAGGAATTTTATTTGGAGCAAGGGATCGGATAGGCATTAAACCTTTTTATTACTGTTACAAAAATGGAAAATTCGCTTTTTCATCTGAGATGAAAAGCCTACTTATACTTCCGTGGATTTCAAAGGAAATAAATCCTGAAAGCCTTTATCACTATATAAGTCTTCAGTTTGTGCCTGCACCTTACAGTATATTTTTGGATATAAAAAAACTTCCTGCAGGACATTACTTTATATATGACTTGCACAAAAAGGAGTTAATCATAAATAAATACTGGGAACTTAATGTATCTGAACTTGAGAATAAATCTGTTGATGAATGGAAAGAGCTCATAATACAAAAGTTAAAAGAGTCTATTAAAAGATGGACATTAAGCGATGTGCCGATTGCATGTTCACTTTCAGGTGGGCTTGATTCTTCAACAGTTGTTGGAATTCTGGCAAGTGAGGGATTCAGTGATTTAAGAACATATTCTCTCGGATTTAAAAGTATAGAGGAGCAGGAATTTAATGAACTTCCATTGGCAAGAAAAGTTGCTGAAAAGTGGAACACTGATCATCATGAAGTAGTTATTGATGCAAAAAGAATTCTTAATGACTTAGAAAAAATGGTATGGCATCTTGATGAGCCATATGCTGGCGGGTTGCCTTCATGGTATATTTATGAAATTATCGGAGAGGATGTTAAGGTTGCGTTAACTGGCACAGGTGGAGATGAATTATTTGGAAATTATGGTAGATATAAAGTTCATGAAAGAGGTTTATGGTATAAATTTTTAAAAGCTATGAAAGAAAGCATCCTAAATCACAATTTTTCTGAAATAAAAAATGCATTTAGGTATCCAAAGGGATATTTTTACTGGAAATATTTTTCAGATGCTGTGAAGGATAAGATTATATTTAACGATTACAACCAGAAATACAAAACAGAGGCTTATCTTGAAAATATCTGGCATGAATCAGGCACAAAAAATCCTCGTAATGCAGTAGCTTATATTGATTTTAGACTTCAACTGCCAGAGGAATTTTTGCATGTTACAGATCGTTTTTCAATGGCTCATTCTGTTGAAGCTCGGGTTCCTTTTCTGGATCATGAGCTTGTGGAGTTAGTTTTTAAAATGCCTCCTGCTATGCGCACAGGATGGAATGAACCAAAATCTTTTTTTAAAAGCATTATTAAGAATTTATTACCTGAAGAGTTATGGAATGCTCCAAAAAGAGGATTCATATTGCCATTGACTTTATGGACAAGAAAAGACTTAAAATTTTTGATAAAAGAAAGTTTATCTCCTGATTATCTTAAAAAACAAGGAATTTTCTCAGAAAAAGTTTATGATAAAATTGTTAACCCTCATCTTGAAGGTAAAAAAGACTATACACAACAGGTCTGGACCTTTTTGATGTTCCAGATGTGGTATAAAAAGTATGTATTAGGAGATTAA
- a CDS encoding class I SAM-dependent methyltransferase, with protein MHEIEWTDEKIALIWNYYAKNPSYQGQYFSCHSGRNIIEYVNKHIKLKNIKTFLDFGCGPGYLIEHLLKFLGNRWGGKVHGLDFSKESIEKFREKFSRFNNVANAIWVNKLPFPIEDNSIDCVFAVEIIEHLNDLYLSATLNEIYRILRPGGYLIITTPNNEDLEANKTICPECGCIFHRWQHVRSWDKVSLNMLLNQHNFTDIKIKEALIYPDSSRKIIKVLKKVIKVLLMERKNINPNKIVAIVKK; from the coding sequence ATGCATGAGATTGAATGGACGGATGAGAAAATAGCTCTAATCTGGAATTATTATGCTAAAAATCCCTCTTATCAGGGTCAGTATTTTAGCTGTCATTCAGGCAGAAATATAATTGAATATGTAAATAAGCATATTAAACTTAAAAATATTAAAACATTTCTTGATTTCGGTTGTGGACCAGGGTATCTCATAGAGCACTTGCTGAAATTTTTAGGCAATAGATGGGGGGGGAAGGTACACGGACTTGATTTTTCAAAAGAATCTATTGAGAAGTTTAGAGAGAAGTTTAGTAGATTTAATAATGTTGCAAATGCGATTTGGGTAAATAAACTACCTTTTCCGATAGAAGATAATTCTATAGATTGCGTCTTTGCAGTAGAGATAATAGAACATCTAAATGATTTATATTTATCGGCCACATTAAATGAAATATACAGAATTTTAAGACCAGGCGGTTATTTAATTATTACAACACCTAACAATGAAGACCTTGAAGCTAATAAAACAATCTGTCCAGAATGCGGTTGTATCTTTCATAGATGGCAACATGTCAGAAGTTGGGATAAAGTTTCTTTAAATATGCTATTAAACCAGCATAATTTTACTGATATAAAAATAAAAGAAGCTTTAATTTATCCTGATAGTTCAAGAAAAATAATTAAAGTTCTTAAGAAAGTTATAAAAGTGCTACTGATGGAGAGAAAAAATATTAATCCAAATAAAATAGTTGCAATTGTTAAAAAATGA
- a CDS encoding glycosyltransferase, which produces MNKIKYMIIVAPSLWIKNLVQESPILCKFPIFYIPNGVNTEIFKKHNKMKIRESLGISPNKKVILFIAEDFFKDKRKGGIYLIEALRLLDRSFLKNLVLLIIGKNDVNDEIIIPVDIIKTGSISNDIQLAEFYSSADLMVLPTLADNLPNTLLESMSCGTPVVAFNNGGVPEVIKHMENGYLVKNRDVEELARALKLFLSNDIFLKSLSENCRNHICKNFSQDKEIKKYIELYSELIKNEKSFY; this is translated from the coding sequence ATGAATAAAATTAAATATATGATAATTGTTGCTCCTTCTTTATGGATAAAAAATTTAGTTCAAGAAAGCCCGATTCTTTGCAAATTTCCAATATTCTATATACCGAATGGAGTTAATACTGAAATTTTTAAAAAACATAATAAAATGAAAATTCGGGAATCTTTGGGGATCAGTCCTAATAAAAAAGTTATATTATTTATAGCAGAGGATTTTTTTAAGGATAAAAGAAAAGGAGGAATATATTTAATTGAAGCCCTCAGGTTATTAGATAGATCTTTTTTAAAAAATTTAGTATTACTCATAATTGGTAAAAATGATGTTAATGATGAAATTATAATACCTGTTGATATAATTAAAACTGGTTCTATTAGTAATGATATACAATTGGCAGAGTTTTATTCCTCTGCAGACCTGATGGTTCTACCAACTCTTGCTGATAACTTGCCTAATACTTTACTTGAAAGCATGTCCTGCGGAACTCCTGTTGTGGCATTTAATAATGGTGGAGTTCCTGAAGTAATAAAACATATGGAAAATGGATATCTTGTTAAAAATAGAGATGTTGAAGAACTTGCAAGAGCTTTGAAATTATTTTTATCAAATGATATTTTTTTAAAAAGTTTGTCCGAAAATTGTAGAAATCATATTTGTAAAAATTTTTCTCAAGATAAAGAAATTAAAAAATATATTGAATTATATTCAGAGTTAATAAAAAATGAAAAATCATTTTATTGA
- a CDS encoding glycosyltransferase family 2 protein, translated as MKNHFIDESDKPLVSIITPTYNQAKFLAETIESVLKQDYKNIEYIIIDGGSTDGTLDILKKYSDKVFWISEKDKGQVDAINKGLKIAKGSILAYLNSDDTYYTENAVSLAVEYLINNSHIGIVYGKSVYVDEKGQIIGYYNSYEFDYEKIFSECLNPVPQPSTFIKREVFEKIGFFDDKLCYAMDLDFWLRAGLFFQFGYLPEILSTFRLHSESKSVACIAKAAPEIIYIYKKIFRNPNLPNDLKNKEKEIMARVYLYSAEQYFSGNSWKEARKNFIKALRLNVKVLKLKQYIKFIFSLMPIIFKPFWGIIKKTHAK; from the coding sequence ATGAAAAATCATTTTATTGATGAATCTGATAAACCTTTGGTTTCAATAATTACACCAACTTACAATCAGGCTAAATTTTTAGCTGAAACGATTGAAAGTGTTCTTAAACAGGACTATAAAAATATTGAATATATAATAATTGATGGTGGTTCTACCGATGGAACGTTAGATATTTTGAAAAAATATAGTGATAAAGTTTTCTGGATTTCAGAAAAGGACAAAGGACAGGTCGATGCAATAAATAAAGGTTTGAAAATTGCAAAGGGTTCTATATTAGCTTACCTTAATTCAGATGATACCTATTATACAGAAAATGCTGTTTCTCTCGCTGTAGAGTACTTAATTAATAATTCTCACATAGGAATCGTATACGGTAAAAGCGTTTATGTAGATGAAAAAGGACAAATAATTGGTTACTATAATTCCTATGAATTTGATTATGAAAAAATATTTAGTGAATGTCTAAACCCCGTTCCTCAGCCTTCAACTTTTATAAAAAGAGAAGTGTTTGAAAAAATAGGTTTTTTTGATGATAAGTTGTGTTATGCAATGGATTTGGATTTTTGGCTCAGAGCAGGATTATTTTTTCAGTTTGGTTATTTACCTGAAATATTATCAACATTCAGGCTTCATTCTGAGTCAAAAAGTGTTGCTTGTATTGCAAAGGCTGCCCCAGAAATAATTTATATATATAAGAAAATTTTTAGAAATCCAAATTTGCCAAATGATTTAAAAAATAAAGAAAAAGAGATTATGGCACGAGTTTATCTATATTCAGCAGAACAATATTTTTCTGGGAATTCTTGGAAAGAAGCAAGAAAAAATTTTATAAAAGCTTTAAGATTAAATGTTAAAGTATTAAAACTCAAACAATATATTAAATTTATATTTTCATTAATGCCAATAATTTTTAAGCCTTTTTGGGGAATAATTAAAAAAACTCATGCTAAGTAA
- a CDS encoding class I SAM-dependent methyltransferase gives MKRDITVIINYILDNLLPPFIRDSEFLSKILFKKILGYKYKIFINFKKNIRNLTDNDLVEIYKLTKNSHLNRKTDLNSHCVKKIVQEIEGNKIIDVGCGKGYLVEVLKKQCSPQCLIFGVDILLPEGEKNRHEYIKASILNLPFRDKEFDTVICAHTLEHIIDIKKAISELRRICKKKLIIVLPCQREYKYTFDLHIHFFPYDYKILNLFRPKNNSFTLEKIAGDWLYIENY, from the coding sequence ATGAAAAGAGATATTACTGTAATAATTAATTATATTTTAGATAATTTGTTACCCCCATTTATTAGAGATAGTGAATTTCTCAGTAAAATTCTCTTTAAAAAGATTTTGGGTTATAAATATAAGATTTTTATTAATTTTAAAAAAAATATTCGTAATTTAACAGATAATGATTTAGTAGAAATTTATAAATTGACAAAGAATAGTCATTTAAATAGAAAGACAGATTTGAATTCACATTGTGTAAAAAAAATTGTTCAAGAAATAGAAGGGAATAAAATTATTGATGTCGGGTGTGGTAAAGGATATTTAGTAGAAGTATTAAAAAAGCAATGTTCGCCTCAATGTTTAATATTTGGTGTTGACATACTGTTACCAGAAGGAGAAAAAAACAGACACGAATATATTAAAGCTTCTATTCTAAACTTACCATTTAGAGATAAAGAATTTGATACAGTTATATGTGCTCATACTCTTGAACATATTATTGATATTAAAAAAGCGATTAGTGAATTGCGGAGAATTTGTAAAAAAAAGTTAATTATAGTCCTGCCATGCCAGAGGGAATACAAGTATACATTTGATTTACATATACATTTTTTCCCTTATGATTATAAGATTTTAAATTTATTCCGACCAAAAAATAATAGCTTTACACTTGAAAAAATTGCAGGTGACTGGCTTTATATAGAAAACTATTAG
- a CDS encoding glycosyltransferase family 2 protein: MNKETLISIVIPVYNEEQNLKKVLDGIFYHINNLKDINFEIIVVDDGSIDNTWNIISDYQNRILKGIRFSRNFGKESAIAAGLHYSRGDAVIVIDGDGQHPAELIPEMIKIWREKKVDIVECVKIYRGNEPFFYKIGSIIFYSLLKFSSGLDIKNSSDFKLISKKVVDAYKQFNESLIFYRGIISDIGFTKFQIPFSVKERIADRTKWSFWARVKYAINIATSYSSLPINLITYMGILTLIISIIGIVHTFYKKIEGSAVSGFTTVIILILFLGSLLMISIGIIGIYIAKIFIEVKHRPRYIIKESLNFKKE, from the coding sequence ATGAATAAAGAGACATTAATATCAATAGTAATACCTGTTTACAATGAAGAGCAGAATTTAAAAAAAGTCTTGGATGGAATCTTTTATCATATTAATAATTTAAAAGATATAAATTTTGAAATTATAGTAGTGGATGATGGTTCTATAGATAATACATGGAATATTATTTCTGATTACCAAAATAGGATATTAAAGGGAATTAGATTTAGTAGAAATTTTGGCAAAGAATCAGCTATAGCCGCTGGCTTGCATTATTCTCGGGGTGATGCAGTGATTGTTATAGATGGAGATGGACAACATCCTGCTGAACTTATACCTGAAATGATTAAAATCTGGAGGGAAAAGAAAGTTGATATTGTTGAATGTGTTAAAATTTATAGAGGAAATGAGCCATTCTTCTACAAGATAGGCTCAATAATATTTTATTCGCTTTTAAAGTTTAGTTCTGGTTTAGATATAAAAAATTCCTCAGATTTTAAGCTAATTAGCAAAAAAGTGGTTGATGCTTATAAACAATTTAATGAATCTTTGATTTTCTATAGAGGAATTATTTCAGATATAGGTTTTACAAAATTTCAAATCCCTTTCTCTGTAAAAGAAAGAATTGCTGACAGAACAAAATGGTCTTTTTGGGCTCGTGTTAAATATGCTATTAATATAGCCACTTCTTATTCATCTCTTCCAATAAATTTAATAACTTACATGGGTATTTTAACTTTGATAATTAGTATTATAGGGATTGTTCATACATTTTACAAGAAAATTGAAGGTAGTGCAGTGAGTGGTTTTACAACAGTCATTATATTAATATTATTTTTAGGAAGCCTTTTAATGATTAGTATCGGAATAATAGGCATATATATTGCTAAAATCTTCATTGAAGTTAAACATCGCCCACGATATATAATAAAAGAAAGTTTAAATTTCAAAAAAGAGTAA
- a CDS encoding glycosyltransferase: protein MKILFITQNFPYPPYKDGSRLISYNLIKYLSQNNEVYLITFCEEEDIGYIDKIKIFCSNLLIIPLIKGELTPLKKIKQNIRKIITPKRFSSKLMYISIQKIANLWKPDIVHIDLPMMSQYYRAVEKLPKIISSHDAISLNAYKIWKNTLNPFKKVKWFYLYKQRKWIESHYYPKFHACTVVSEEDKSFLSKHCPDLYIEVIPNGVDTEYFSPDLMNNIPSQDFTIGLFGNFIFPPNEDGALYFTSKIYPLIKNKIPDVKLYIIGRNPTKKIKSLANNQNIIITGEVSDIREYYLKVSVVVAPFRLGSGIKNTVLQAMSMARPIVATFQAVKAIEVLDGEHLLIADNISMFADKVIFLLKNKMVGEKLGKLSRELVIKKYSWKSHAENFQKLYKKIINSCYWNHENSNY from the coding sequence TTGAAAATATTATTTATTACACAAAATTTCCCTTATCCTCCATATAAAGATGGCTCAAGACTAATATCATATAATCTTATTAAATATTTATCTCAAAATAACGAAGTGTATTTAATTACTTTTTGTGAAGAAGAAGATATAGGATATATTGATAAAATCAAAATTTTTTGTTCAAATCTTTTGATTATTCCCTTGATTAAGGGAGAATTAACTCCTTTAAAGAAAATAAAACAAAACATTCGTAAAATTATTACACCTAAAAGATTTAGTTCTAAGTTAATGTATATATCAATTCAAAAAATAGCTAATTTATGGAAGCCAGATATTGTTCACATAGATTTACCAATGATGTCACAATATTATCGTGCTGTTGAAAAATTGCCTAAAATTATATCCTCACATGATGCCATTTCTCTTAACGCATATAAAATTTGGAAAAATACTTTAAATCCTTTTAAAAAAGTAAAATGGTTTTATCTTTATAAACAAAGAAAATGGATAGAATCTCATTATTATCCAAAATTTCATGCTTGTACTGTAGTGTCTGAAGAAGATAAATCGTTTTTATCAAAACATTGTCCTGATTTATATATTGAAGTTATTCCTAATGGAGTGGATACTGAATATTTTAGTCCTGATCTTATGAATAATATTCCTTCTCAGGATTTTACAATAGGTTTATTTGGTAATTTTATTTTTCCTCCTAATGAAGATGGAGCTTTGTATTTTACTTCTAAAATATATCCACTTATTAAGAACAAAATTCCAGATGTTAAGCTTTATATAATCGGTAGGAATCCTACAAAAAAAATTAAGTCTCTTGCAAATAATCAGAATATAATTATTACTGGAGAAGTTAGTGATATTAGAGAATATTACCTAAAAGTTTCGGTAGTCGTTGCACCATTTCGTTTAGGTTCAGGGATAAAGAATACAGTTTTACAGGCTATGTCAATGGCAAGACCTATAGTGGCAACATTCCAAGCAGTGAAAGCCATAGAAGTTTTAGATGGAGAACATCTTTTGATAGCAGATAATATTAGCATGTTTGCAGATAAAGTTATTTTTTTACTTAAAAATAAAATGGTTGGTGAAAAATTAGGAAAACTATCAAGAGAATTAGTTATAAAAAAATACTCATGGAAGTCACATGCAGAAAATTTCCAAAAATTATATAAAAAAATAATAAATTCTTGCTATTGGAATCATGAAAATAGCAATTATTAA
- a CDS encoding glycosyltransferase family 4 protein produces the protein MKIAIINLTGGGLSGGYKKYIVNVFPRLFDNKQIKDLLIFFPPQALNFVSLNNFPAQTWPFIDYYNGFMWLKSQIKKFSPDVIFIPTARWFCAGKVPVVSMIQNMAPLVFPFQGSIKETAKNMIRYYQSKRAIQKSTRIIALSNYVKNFLVKKWGIKENKIGVVYHGVSLSNIKIIKPKALKHLDNQIFIFTAGSIYPYRGLEDIIFAFNNLTKNLNNIYLVIAGEVPQSMKSYKSKLDGLIKSLNIHSKVIWTGFLSDEEMSWCYKNCSLFVTTSRIEACPNIVLEAMANGCLCVSTDSPPMPEFFGDIAIYYRAKNIESLTEAILKILFLDDKKKQEISKRIMSIAYSFSWDICAKKTIEQLQKAIDEYKKK, from the coding sequence ATGAAAATAGCAATTATTAATTTAACTGGAGGTGGATTGAGTGGAGGATATAAAAAATATATTGTGAATGTATTTCCAAGACTTTTTGACAATAAACAAATAAAAGATCTTCTAATATTTTTCCCTCCCCAAGCATTAAATTTTGTATCTTTAAATAACTTTCCTGCCCAAACATGGCCATTTATAGATTATTACAATGGTTTTATGTGGTTAAAATCACAAATTAAAAAATTTTCTCCAGATGTTATATTTATACCAACAGCGAGATGGTTCTGTGCAGGAAAAGTCCCTGTTGTCTCAATGATTCAGAATATGGCTCCTCTTGTTTTTCCATTTCAAGGTTCGATTAAAGAGACTGCAAAAAATATGATACGTTATTATCAATCCAAAAGAGCAATTCAAAAATCTACTCGGATTATTGCTTTATCTAATTATGTAAAAAATTTTCTTGTAAAAAAATGGGGTATAAAAGAAAATAAAATAGGAGTTGTATATCATGGAGTTTCTTTATCAAATATAAAAATAATTAAACCAAAAGCATTGAAACATTTAGATAATCAAATTTTTATTTTCACTGCGGGCTCAATTTATCCTTATCGTGGACTTGAAGATATAATATTTGCCTTTAACAATTTAACAAAGAATTTGAATAATATCTATCTTGTTATCGCGGGTGAAGTTCCTCAGAGTATGAAAAGTTATAAATCAAAACTCGATGGATTGATTAAAAGTCTGAATATTCATTCAAAAGTAATATGGACTGGTTTTTTATCGGATGAAGAAATGTCTTGGTGCTATAAAAATTGCTCTCTATTTGTAACGACTAGTCGGATAGAAGCATGTCCAAATATTGTCCTTGAAGCAATGGCGAATGGATGTTTATGTGTCTCTACTGATAGTCCCCCAATGCCTGAATTTTTTGGAGATATCGCAATTTATTATCGTGCAAAAAATATTGAGTCACTTACAGAAGCTATATTGAAAATACTTTTCTTAGATGATAAGAAAAAACAAGAGATTTCAAAAAGAATTATGTCTATAGCGTACTCCTTTTCATGGGATATATGTGCAAAAAAAACTATAGAACAGCTTCAAAAAGCTATTGATGAATATAAAAAAAAATAA
- a CDS encoding NAD-dependent epimerase/dehydratase family protein, translating to MKILVTGGSGFIGTNYIEFAISKRFEVLNIDTKPPFKKEHIQFWKECDIMDFDKLKKIIFEFKPEYVVHLAAKTGAHSIRDIKEFAPNIQGVENLIKALIDYSGLMSERVNGIREGCLKRVIFTSSLLVCKMGYIPKHDEDYMPTTAYGQSKVEGEKIVRNWQNLPFEWTIIRPISVWGPWMIEPYINFFKAIKQGWYFHIGDGHYKRSMGYVENIAHEIHSILLAPSEKVHKKTFYVGDPEPTDLHDFAESVREKMGAPKIHRMPMWIAKTFAKVGDTLKILGWTNAPLTSFRLKNITTEYVFDLSPILEVCDGKLPYDRETAVEKTVEWFKRCYN from the coding sequence ATGAAAATTCTTGTCACAGGTGGTTCAGGATTTATTGGGACAAACTATATTGAATTCGCTATATCTAAAAGATTTGAGGTGCTGAATATTGATACTAAACCACCTTTTAAGAAGGAGCATATTCAATTCTGGAAAGAATGTGATATAATGGATTTTGATAAGTTAAAAAAAATAATTTTTGAATTTAAACCAGAATATGTAGTCCATCTTGCTGCAAAGACAGGCGCTCATTCTATAAGGGACATAAAAGAGTTTGCTCCTAATATTCAGGGCGTGGAGAATTTGATTAAAGCGTTAATAGATTATAGTGGCTTAATGAGTGAAAGGGTAAATGGGATCAGGGAAGGATGTTTAAAAAGAGTTATTTTTACTTCTTCGCTGCTTGTGTGTAAGATGGGATATATTCCCAAGCATGATGAGGATTATATGCCAACTACTGCTTATGGACAAAGTAAAGTAGAAGGGGAAAAGATTGTGCGTAACTGGCAAAATCTGCCTTTTGAATGGACTATCATAAGACCAATTTCTGTTTGGGGACCTTGGATGATTGAGCCTTATATCAATTTTTTCAAAGCTATTAAGCAAGGTTGGTATTTTCACATAGGAGATGGACACTATAAGCGTTCCATGGGATATGTAGAAAATATTGCCCATGAGATACACAGTATTTTACTTGCACCAAGTGAAAAAGTTCACAAAAAGACTTTTTATGTGGGTGACCCAGAGCCAACAGATTTACATGACTTTGCTGAGTCGGTAAGAGAAAAAATGGGAGCACCTAAAATTCATAGAATGCCGATGTGGATAGCAAAAACTTTTGCAAAAGTTGGAGATACATTAAAAATTTTAGGTTGGACAAATGCACCGCTTACAAGCTTTAGGCTTAAAAATATTACTACCGAGTATGTATTTGATTTATCTCCAATTTTAGAGGTATGTGATGGTAAACTTCCTTATGATAGAGAAACTGCTGTGGAGAAAACGGTAGAGTGGTTTAAAAGATGTTACAACTAA